A single window of Actinoallomurus bryophytorum DNA harbors:
- a CDS encoding phosphotransferase, which yields MRPEEIHGIAAALGSAVLGTSRLAGGFSHETCLLTLTDGQVVVRLGGAAPAVEAAVMAAASRHVPVPQTLLVMASGDGARPAMVLEYVAGTPLSRVLSGLEFSEGSLADLGAEVGRVVAGIGAVTFERRGFFADENLSVNKERPWSGSVADSAIRSVARCAAESVVGSVADSVIGRISTSDCSTRHHHRDI from the coding sequence ATGCGGCCAGAGGAGATTCACGGCATTGCTGCGGCGCTTGGCAGCGCTGTGCTGGGAACATCAAGGTTGGCGGGCGGCTTCTCGCATGAGACGTGCCTGCTAACGCTGACCGATGGCCAGGTCGTCGTACGGCTCGGTGGCGCGGCCCCGGCCGTCGAAGCCGCGGTCATGGCGGCGGCTTCTCGGCATGTACCCGTCCCGCAGACGCTGCTCGTCATGGCGTCCGGCGATGGTGCTCGCCCGGCCATGGTCCTGGAGTACGTGGCGGGGACGCCGCTCAGCCGTGTGCTTTCCGGCCTTGAGTTCAGCGAGGGGTCCCTGGCTGATCTCGGCGCCGAGGTGGGGCGTGTCGTGGCGGGAATCGGCGCGGTGACGTTCGAGCGCCGAGGGTTCTTCGCCGACGAGAATCTATCCGTCAACAAGGAACGCCCATGGTCCGGTTCCGTAGCGGATTCCGCGATCAGATCGGTGGCCCGCTGTGCGGCCGAGTCAGTTGTCGGCTCGGTGGCCGACTCCGTGATCGGACGCATCAGTACGTCGGACTGCTCTACCCGCCACCATCATCGCGATATTTGA